One stretch of Natronobacterium gregoryi SP2 DNA includes these proteins:
- a CDS encoding NUDIX hydrolase — translation MPETTLNLDPIATHEPREIDDQEHDAAILAPVVERDGEQHLLFTRRADHLGEHPGQMSFPGGGAEPIDDSILETALREANEEIGLESDEAEVVGQLDDIRTVSEYAVTPFVARVPDCEYDRDDDEVAEIVFLPLSGLLDPTNYEYERRDHPYYGDIVIHYFHVDGYTVWGATGRILVQLLELSTGFEPPERVDRV, via the coding sequence ATGCCAGAGACGACGCTGAACCTCGATCCGATCGCGACACACGAGCCACGCGAGATCGACGACCAGGAACACGACGCAGCCATCCTCGCGCCAGTCGTCGAGCGCGACGGCGAACAGCATCTGCTGTTTACCAGGCGGGCCGACCATCTCGGTGAACACCCCGGCCAGATGAGCTTTCCCGGCGGCGGGGCCGAACCGATCGACGACTCGATCCTCGAGACGGCACTTCGGGAAGCAAACGAAGAGATCGGGCTCGAGTCGGACGAAGCCGAGGTCGTCGGCCAACTCGACGACATTCGGACGGTCTCGGAGTACGCTGTGACTCCTTTCGTCGCCCGGGTTCCCGACTGTGAGTACGACCGAGACGACGACGAGGTCGCCGAGATCGTTTTCCTGCCGCTGTCGGGACTGCTCGATCCCACGAATTACGAGTACGAACGGCGCGACCACCCCTACTACGGCGACATCGTCATCCACTACTTCCACGTCGACGGCTACACCGTCTGGGGCGCGACCGGCCGGATTTTAGTCCAGTTGCTCGAGCTCTCGACGGGGTTCGAACCGCCGGAGCGCGTCGATCGAGTCTAG
- a CDS encoding DUF7109 family protein — protein sequence MEATADELAGVVDLFGGLTRAELDRALSEAAFRADGGSVDGAAVETTIDDALASFALVEYDDWHGADPLLVAGPTAFPAVPDDAEDIPYILEIERRRLDRETLGESVRDCFADDVADAIEAVDDGRIRELIDVSYDVESWAPVDLADERSRLEAALE from the coding sequence ATGGAGGCGACCGCCGACGAACTTGCTGGCGTGGTCGACCTGTTCGGTGGATTGACCCGAGCGGAACTCGATCGTGCGCTCTCGGAAGCCGCCTTCCGGGCGGACGGAGGGTCGGTCGACGGAGCGGCCGTGGAGACGACGATCGACGACGCACTCGCGTCGTTTGCACTCGTCGAGTACGACGACTGGCACGGGGCGGACCCGCTGCTCGTTGCCGGACCGACGGCGTTCCCGGCCGTTCCCGATGACGCCGAAGACATCCCCTACATCCTCGAGATCGAACGCCGCCGGCTCGACCGGGAAACGTTAGGCGAGTCGGTCCGCGATTGCTTTGCCGACGACGTCGCCGACGCGATCGAAGCGGTCGACGACGGCCGAATCCGGGAACTGATCGACGTCAGCTACGACGTCGAGTCCTGGGCACCGGTCGATCTTGCGGACGAGCGAAGTCGACTGGAAGCGGCGCTCGAGTAA